ATAAACTCTTACAATCAGAAATAATACTCCCAAAGTAAGAGTCTATTGTGACTGAACTTCGAAGAGCTTGAATCACAGTAAGGCAATCAGTCTCAATAATAACCTGATTCCATGCTTTCCTTTTAATCTAGCTCAATGTTTCCTTTACCCCAATAGCTTCAGCCATTTCAGGGGTCGTCTCCCCTTGCTTACAACATGTAATGACCTCTATGGCATGCCCCTGATCATTGCGTGCAACACAAGCAAAGCTAAAATTTCCTTCATTCGGAAACAGAGCGGCATCAACATTGACTTTAATCACACCTTCTGCTGGCTTTGTCCACTTTTCTGCCCCATCATCTTTAGTCAAGAAAGCAGCAGTAGGAACCTCCAACTTATCCTGAGCTTTAGTCCATTGAAACAGTGTATTCTTAGCCAAATTGCACTCACTCACCACTCTCGCTTGCTTAGCCTTCCACACGCTGTCATTCTGCACGCGCCAAAGTGCCCAACATATCATAGCAATGACCTTCAACTGATCCCCATCATGAGACTGAAAGGCAGACGTCAGCCATGCTGCAAAAGTACCCTCCACATGAGTGTTGACTCCAATACCTGTGCGGTTCCAACTGGCCCTAGCTATAGGACACTCCACTAAACAGTGAGATATGGACTCACGATCATTGTTGCACAGAGGGCAAGTGGCATCAATATCCACATGTTTCAGGCGCAACTGAGCTTTAGTGGGAAGACAATCTGAAGCTGCTCGCCACAGCAGATCTTTAACCTTTGGAGGCACACGCAGCTTCCAAATACTCTCCTGGTCGGTCTGAATCCCCATATTCTCCCCAAGTTACAAATATTTATAAGTACTCTTTACTGAGAAACGCCCTGAGGACTCAAAAGCCCAGAACCATGTATCTTCCTGGCGACTTGCACTTAAAGGAATGCTTAAAATAAGCTGGGCATCTCTACTGTTAAACATATCCTTGATCAAATCTTCATCCCAGGCAATCCTCCCAGTGGTCATCAGAGAAGCCACTCTCTGATTAGTCAAAGAAGGGTGGATAGTACTGACTCTGGGGTTAGCTGCACATGGTAACCAGGGATCTTGTGTAATATCTATGCATGTCCCATGCCCAACTCGTCTCCTCGCACCAGCTTGAATAATCTCCTTAGCTTCAATGATGCTACGCCAAATGAAGCTGGGGTTGCTACCTAGCTTTGCAGACAAGAAACTACCTCCAGTGAAATACCTTGCTGCATAGATCTTAGCCACTAAAGTATGGGGTCGACACAGTAAGCGCCAACCTTGTTTACTAAGAAGCGCTAGGTTGAAATCATGCAGGTTTCGGAAGCCCATACCACCTTTCGATTTGTGAGTTGACAACTTCTCCCAACTTTTCCAATGAATACCCCTGCTGTTCTTAGAGGCAGATTTCCACCAGTACCTGGCCATCAACTGCTCCATCTCTCGACATAACCCTTCCGGTAATAAAAACACATTCATTCTAAAAAGATTAACCATTCTAAAAAGATTGAAtacaattatatttaatttaatatttatttcattttatcaAACAAACTAAAATTTACATATTAAAACCGACATCTATAATTAGGGATGCACACAAGATGGCGAATTGGTGGGGAGTGCTCTCCCCGTCCCCATTAACAATTTTAATCCTCATCCCACCCGCGTCCATGTCTCTATCTATTTCTCATAGAGGGCGGGACATTGAATCCTTATTGAGGCGGGAAATCTCTACAGTACCCCatttatttaacaaaaaaaaacaaaaaagaaagatgaattacataaaaaaaaaaaaatacacaatatttaataatttaaaatactcacaaataaattttaaaatatttgaaaaattactaatatactatgataacacataaaaaaatatatatgaaatacatataaaataaataaaaatgtaaatGGAGCCCCGTCGAGACGGGGAGTGTGATTCTCGCCCCTGCCTCGTTTAATAATCAGGGATGGAAAATTGTTTCATTCTCCGCCTCATTTTCTATTTAGACTGGGAATATCAGCCCCATTAGAAGGGGGTCCCAGCAAAACCCCGTCCCTATAGAGAAAATGTGTCCCTatctataatatataattaaaggcATTAGAAtcgtgttatccccatttcctggaggggctttgggccttcgccctggcccgCGGTCAGTGGACCGACTCGGCATTCGGGCCTGGCCCAGGAACTCCAGATTGGTCCCGTTTGGAAGGGTCCGGGATGTCCCTCCGGGTTCATCTTCAGCTTAGAATGTCCCGAGGATGTCCGGGGCGCCCGGAGCGTCGCGGCTTACACATCCCCGTCCCGGAGCCTGGAATGATCCGGGCCCGAGGTAAATGTAGCAAGCCGAAGGTAAACGGGCCTGGATCgcctcctccccagttgaagggTCGGGCGCCCAGGATCCTGAGACTGCCTCagttcgcgtgggcattgtccccccacttctcgcctgcagaaaaggcagcattgggattgtccactgaagtgtcaggactgcgcagccaagtaccctgaccggtcttgtctcctgaatcagcctcgagactcgaagtgatcagagcccaagcgccgttttgtcgggcgaaggcttgtgtctcaggtcaactaattgggccttagctggtttgtattatgtgcattgtatatctttttgtattgggccttcaCTAGAAAGGGTCCCTCTACACTTTCCTCTGACGGGCCTGGGTCGGATGCGGCCCAGACCCGATgaccccctcagcttataaatataagctgagGACAACatgaaaaaagagagagaaaaaagggCAGAGACTCTGTCCAGATATAgccagaaaactccattgtaaaagcttcttcttgctctaatatatggactcgtggactaaggctagttaacgccccaaccacgtaaaaacctcgtgttgatttcccattttcagTATTATCACTAGCAAATagtattcattaatatagttgccgaaaatctcggttaacagtttggtgctttcattgagagcagaaggaagctagcgccaacgtcaggccttttACTGCGATGGTGAACACGcgtcacaccaccttcgaccctaccaacccagagcaaggtaacggagacccgctgccttctcagcacattcctcaagacctgcctgaagacgtgccccctcagacatctcaccaagatgagtcgcaagactacaagggcgaggcagagtacgaagtggaaaacgaagaagagtactacgaggaggagaacgagggggagtatcacgATGAAGCCGCGGACCCCGGGGTCCCTCGCGACGATCAGCAAGActcggaggtgactagactgaggcagcagatcctggattaggaagccaggatggctgagcaggcggaggcaCACCGTTGGGTGCAAGAGTCCCTGCAAGCACTGATGGCCGCGCAGGGTCCGGTAGCCAACCCAACAGCTGGCCCGCAACCAGAGACGCAACAACCCGCTCCCCAAGCGCAAGCCGGGGGCCCCAGGGGTGCCAGCCCGATACGTCCCCAGAGCCTTTTCCCGACACGGCTCCGAAAGTCCCAGACAAGGGGCGACGGACGACCCGGAgaaagaccacccccgtcgataaagccggggcacgttcccggccgttacctaggaaagagaaggcgcgccctgtcccaggacgaggccgcCCAATCAATCCGCAGGGAGAACGGCCGCAGAACGAtcagccccggcacgccccaggggCGAGCGGGCGGGAAAGTTCTTTGCACtcaagtgcctcggtcaacaagaaccgccGGGACCGGTCTCGCCACGAGGATCGCCATGCTCTCAGCTCAGGAGACGACATTTCCCGGGTAGATCTACGTGACGGACTGAATGCCCGaaaagagcgggcccgcaaggaaaaatccttcctcgagacggcgacctcaggaacgacatcaatgacaggaggaacgagagaaccCCCCTGGATGATAACATGGCCAAGAGGCTCATGGAACAAATGGTtgcattaaaaaaggtcactgaccgcttggtccgcaagcaggaaggcgcggatactgactctgacgaagaggataaagagccgtgcgcgaggcacatcctggacgccgtactgcccaaggggttcaagatgccaagcctcaccgcgtACACTGGAAGCACAgatcctagggatcatctgtcccagtacaaccgactcatgaccgtggcccacgtcagtgacgatagcaaatgcctctgcttctccatcacgttgggcggtcccgccgaagagtggtggaaaaggcttaaaccggggtccatccaaacgtggtccgggctacagtcggcgttccggaagcaattcgtggccgccatgaggatggacatgcaaatcagcgccctcgccaatattaagcaactacCCGCGGAGACGTTGAGAGCCTatatccagcgcttcactgaagaagcctccaagaccaaggtcgatgacggacagcgcttggtggcactgcagtctgggatccgggccgggtccccactctgggacgacatgcagcgcagtaaagccATCACTCTAGAAGAATTCATCAGAagagcccaaggattcatcaactgggaggaggctcagatccaggccttccGGTGGCCGCCGGTTCCTCACCCCATCCCTCAGACGATTCTGGGTGGTGCGGGGCAGTTCCCTGTGCAGTCCTACGCGACCCCCCCCATAGTCCCGGCCGTCGCGCCCGGTATCAGTTACACGCCTACGGTATATGGCCCTGCTGCTTCGGGATACGCCCCGGCCCCATCGACGCATTTTTCTggttatggcgtcgcgccggcGGGGCACGATGCGGCCCCCATCGTagcccagcaatcgcagaccgGAATAACCGAGGCAAGTGTGactccctcccgggggaagcggtccagcaaaggccagaaccggccggaGCTGGCCAAGAAAGGGAAGTGGggatacgagccccaatattcagaatacaccaacttggtggacacccgggaaaacatctacctggccacagaaagagcagtccactaccggaagcctagccccatgtttaaggggggaaggaatcccagagacaccagcaaacggtgtgcctatcacaaagatgtgggccacAACACCGACGAGTGTCgccagctcaaagatgagattgagaacctcatcaagctggggcacctccatcagtgggtaagaATGCCCGTGGGCGTCTCGGGCGTGTCAGAGATCCCCGGACAATCTGCGGCGCCAGTGCCGACTCGTGCATACctgccccagggagggtatgcaccagGACCCTtagcgcaggcccctcaggggaccATCGGCGCGCAGGCCCCCGGCCCTGGCATGCCCTACCCTTCCGGAGCggcgccccctcgagtggacgggcacgtCGCGACCATATTGGGCGGACCCTACCTAGGAGGACtgatgcgtgtcgtattgcgtaccaaatttaacaaatattttatttactctaaaaccaattatttagtataacggcaaatagaggtcgaacccaagggaactatattcagtttattattcacaaaagcttaacaaagttaaattggaaaggggggttttggaaagtaaaagtaaaatcaagaattataaaaacaattaatagcaagaagagattaacaacgattttaaagacagttaagaattattctccacctcagacaatcatgcatgaatatcaataatgaatattattccgattcccaattaaactattaactctgtagataacgcttaagcagtcaattatcccaatctccctatcacaatcaattacggcTAAGCGCTCAATAATCAATTCTTTTTACCAAACAACAAACCTATTAAGCATACGATTCATTCAATTTGGGAAAAGCATTAACAacagtggagataggttaatctaggcaataaatcaatgaagcatttaattcatttaacctaggttctattcttcatcacaatcaacaatgtttttgaccacatcatcaattgcaatttatcacaaacacttagaatcctaaactattaggtgaatagaaattctaagatgacagtaaaataatgcaagccctaattagttgtacaccctaacaaggaatcacaatatttcatacaataggcatagaagaatagaagcaatttaacattatggaaatcaagaacaatattcacatctcaaatcaaacattcatgtctgggttttgaataacccttaacctaaaagaaacttaGCCAACAATCATGATTAAAAACATAACCAGAATCAACGAATAAAAGagtttagagaagaagaaaactattgaaaaGGTTGACTGCGATCCTCCTTCTTCTCCTCCGCTCTCCCTGTGTTCCTCTCTCTAAAATCGTGTATATATCTCTCCTCACGAATATGACCTAATCCCCCTTTTATTTCCCgtctaaaaattaagaaaaatcgaatttggatttgaattttaacgcgtgccgcggcagccatatttccttgccgcggcacgaggcttCAGATATGCGATATGGGCTTTGCGTGCCGCGGTATGCAACTTTCCTTGCTGCGGCACGAGACTCTCTGTTTCTCTTGTAGCGGCAGGAACTTTTCTCTGTAGCGGCAAGGACCTTTCTGATTTCCctcgtagcggcagggacttttccctgtagcggcaagctctcagatttctgtacttttgttcttttctcgatttttctcctctttaacattttactccaatggttagaatcctacaaaatcatcattcaaccaaaaatcatcaaaaatatacaattatccttaaaaataataatttagattaaatgaatcaaattaacaaaacgattctaactatccccaaacacactacttatgaacacaaaatctgataagtagaaaggtaaactttatacaaaaatatacttatcaaattcccccacacttaaactttgctagtcccttagcaaacccACTAGActctaaacaaaactaaaaactaaCACAGAGGCGGTCTCACTGAATACAATGATTGTCTCAGAGAATTTCACTAAAATATTATGCTATAGTGACTTTGAATTTCATAACCATCAGATTTTCAACTCCCAAATTGATGAACCACTTGAAATTTGTCTTAAACCACGAGTTATAACAGTCATACTTACCAGTTCACTTGAATCAAGATGAATTTATACATGTCgttttattcaaatttttttaagCAAACTAGCCCCTCATCAGAAaacgaatatatatataaagggcaACCACTCCATAGACACTAACCAAttactctccactaatataaacacacagaatcaagaatcaaaaggtctttatcaGCTTATAATGGATGGCTAGGGTACAGGGTAGATGAGAAAGATACATTTTAGGCTCATATTGCACCATAGCATACCTAATATATACTTTTTCTATTTCTACTTTGGATCTTCTTCAACAATTCCCTCATAAACTTCATACATTGTTGATCTCTCtattttcccccacacttattttCATGCAAGAAAacaaatttcttttctttttctctttttgctTTTAACATATTTCGTGGGGATAAATAGGAGATCTTTACACTTATAACCACATCATATACAGAAACTTTTACTatacttctcttttttctttctttcttctttttttttttttttttcatataacctCTCATCCCATAGTAGAAATTTAACTAGCTAAGCCATGGTGCAATGGGTTGTCAACacagataaagaaaaagaaagaagtttAGGGTTAAGTAATGAGTTTTCAtcgaaaaaaaatatatggtcaaTAAGGCTCAAAACAGGGAACTAAGGATACATTATTGATAAggtaggcttgaaaggctcaaacgatccaaagaaattGCCTTTATCATTTTCCTAATTCTGtacttatgatttcgcctcaagcAATTAACTAGTGTGTTCTAGAGTGGCGGGGGCTAAGTTGTAATATCTATATttctttcttattattattttttttccgaCATGCATAAACTATTCCTAACACAAGTAAGTAGCCAATCTAACTGTAATAAATCGCTATTTAAATCACAAATTCAAGTAGTCATCAAAACAGGAGTCAATCACACGAATCATAATCTATCCATCATCTTCTAGCATTCAAGTTTAGTGTCACTCATAAACTCATCATCGACCATTGCATTCAATAAGACCAGCCCAAGACACAAGACAAAACAACACACACACAAACACTTATAAACAAAGACAATTAACCAGACAAACAATTTGTTACCCGTCCCCCACACTTAAAttgaacattgtcctcaatggagATAAGTACAAATTGAGACAAGAAcagtaaataaaagaaaaataagaaaagaaaataaaagaaaaataagcaaatacgaaaaaaaaaaaaaaaaaaaaactccctcATCAGTTGCGACTAAAAGTGTCATCCTCATCATAGTTGAACTCCTCTGTGCCAGCTGCTTCATCAGCATCTCCATATTCCTGAGTGTTACTCGGCTGTACTGGAACAGCTGGAGGATAAGGTGGCAACCAATTTGGGGCCGGTGGGAATGCAGACATATCCGCCCCTAAATAGGTTTGCTGCATCCTGAAGCATAGGTCTTGATAAGCAGCAATCTCCATCATCCGTTGGTTGTGGGCCACCATTTCATCATGATATGCTCGCATGTCAATGCGAGCTCGGTAAAGTTCCGTCTCCATGGCGGCAACCCGATCAGTAAGTGACCTGGATCGGCCTGTGTGAGGCTGCACAGGTGCATGTGAAGAAGATGCAGGTTGCTCAGAAGATGTGGCTGCGGGTTTGTCAAACCGCTGAATAGTATTCCTGTCAATGATATGCATTGGGTTTATGACCTCTTCATTATCATTCCAGCGTGAATGATCTTGCCAACGTCAATAGTCTCGTTGGTCATAATAGCCCTCAACAAATTCCCACAGGCCAAATCAACTGTTCCAAAATGTTTTGTTGGGAATAGTTTTGCCCCAACAAAATGATGCCATGCCTTAAGTTCATAGTCCATATACTTGGACTCCAGTTTGTGTGACAAGGCATTCTCTGTCGCCCTCCACCGTGCTCCTTGAATGCCAATAGCTTGGATAATGGCATTAGAGTCCAGATTTGATTCAGAAGCATTAAATTCGTCATTGGGAATGTCTGGCAAGCCATAGTAACGGTTAatggcagaggcagaataggtaACGGAAACACCCCTAACCATTACCTGTAAATTCTTGCGGTCGATTGCATTAGCATAGAACTCACGAACAATCGATACAACCGCGGGCTGTGGTTGGGCACACAGTCTTTGCCAACCCCTCTGCTCGATGATACTCATCAACCTTGGGTAAGGATGATGCATGTCTAGATCAAAGCCCCGTTCTGCCACCCATGCCTTCTTCTTATCAATGGCATCCTTGTAGCTTTCAAACGCTTCTTTTGAAGTGAATTTCTTTGCATCATACTTGACTTTGGCTGTGGTAGACGGGCCTGCATGGTCAGTGCGTGATCTCTTGCTCTACATTATATTACAGGCAATAATTGAGGATTAACGCCTTCAAAGTGGTAATGAGTAATAATTAATGGCACAGCACAGAGTAGAAGATGTAACACGCTCAAATCTGACTATTCAACTCACTGTGGCATTTCATCGAGCATGTAGAGTGCACTTTTTAAACTTCAGAGATCACAAGTGTATGGCTTGATCAACTACCCCCAAGATGTAGATACACTCAATATACAAGCATTTTCACCACATAAATCAAAATCAAAGAAGGAGATCCAACAAAACCCATCCACTCTCAGAGGAATTAGAAGTTGATAAACCTCAATCAAAGCTTGCAAATAGAGAAAAATACCTTGAATCCAACCCAAAGATGATGCAAATGTGCTTGATGATGCTTGATCCCGAGCAAAGCCTACCCAATGAGCGTTAGTCGGTAATGAAAGTAATGGGTGGCTAATGATGGTGATTTTGAGGAATGGGTATAATGGATGATGAGAAAGATGGGTAGATGGAATAAGCAAGGTCTTTGGATTAATGAGGGTGAGAAGTGAGGATGAGTATGAGGAATGGGGTGATTATGTGTAGGGATTGAGAGGAGAGGAATGAAGATGGAGAATGGGATGGCAAAATCGGTGGGTAATTTTTAGAAGGTAAGAGGGAGAGTGATGGGtgagaaaagggaaagaaaaagggTTTTTAGGGATTTCTGGGGCACGTGCCGCGGCACGTAAGCTTCGGCTTTTGGGTCGATAACGTGCCGCGGCAGGGGATTTGATGTGCCGCGGCACACTCCTCTCGGCTTGGTGTGTGTCGCGGCAGCCTTTTTCTTTGCCGCGGCCAATGGGTCTCGGGTCTGGCAAGCCTttctcgtgccgcggcaaggctTTTATGTGCCGCGGCATGATGCctttttctgaatttttttttttttttttcacgtttttcacggtttAAAGAGAGAATCAGAGTacaaaaactttaaaaaactaaatgttcaacttaaaaataaaaataaaaataacaaaaactaAAAACAATAAAGATGGCTACGTTTAACGTCGCTAGCTCGACTCAGAACTTCAATCTTCATCAATATAAACTGGGTCTTCAAGGTACATCACATGAACTTGCTCCTCCTCGGCCATTGACTCATAATAAGGCTTCAgtctctgaccattcaccttgaaAGACTTCCCCGTGCTTGGGCTTACAACTTCGACCGCTCCATGAGGAAAAACCTTGGTAACAATGAAAGGACCTAACCAGCGAGACTTCAACTTCCCAGGAAAGAGTTTAAGGCGAGAGTGATACATGAGGACTTTCTGACCTTCCACAAAGCTCTTCCGAAGAATATGTTTGTCATGAAAAGCTTTGGTTTTCTCCTTATAGATTTTCGCgctctcatatgcttcattgcgTATTTCTTCTAACTCATGCAATTGAAGCATTCTTTGTTGTCCTACAGCAACCGTGTCCAAGTTACACTTCTTTACAGCCCACCACGCCTTATGCTCTAGCTCCACCGGTAGATGGCAAGGTTTACCATACACCAACCGATAAGGTGACATACCGATAGGTGTTTTATATGCCGTTCGATACGCCCACAAGGCATCATCAAGCCTTGTACTCCAATCTTTCCGGTTTGAATTTACAGTTTTCTCAAGGATCAATTTGATTTCACGATTAGAAACCTCCGCttgcccgttggcttgtggatgataagcagctgtcaccttgtgagttacactatagcgtcgaaacaatgcttctatactcttattgcaaaaatgagtgcctcgaTCACTAAGTATAGCCTTAGGTGTACCAAAACGCACAAAAATGTTAGAGCGAATGAAATCCACTACTGTTTTTGAATTGTCCGTTCTAGTTGCaattgcttccacccatttagacacatagtctaccgccaataaaatatattcatagcCGAAAGAGGATGGGAATGGTCCCATGAaatccataccccaaacatcaaagaTCTCAAGAATTAGTATGGGAGTTTGAGGCATTTGATCCTTGGCCGTTATGTTACCAActcgttgacaacgatcacatgccTTACAATAAGCATAAGCATCTTTGAAAATTGTGGGCCAATAGAAACCGCTGTCAAATATCTTACGAGCTGTCCTCTTAGGTCCAAAGTGTCCACCACAAGCATAAGCATGACAAAAAGCAAGGATGGAACGAAATTTAGATTCTGGTACACACCTACGAATGATTTGATCAGTACAATACTTCCAAAGAAAAGGTTCATCCCATATATAGTGGCGAGCATCATGCTTAATCTTGTTCCGTTGTGCTTGTGTGAGATCACTTGGTAACTCctttgaagcaaggtagtttacaATGTCGGCATACCAAGGAATAACTTCTTGCATGGCAAGGAGTTGCTCATCTGGAAACCGCTCATGCAATGGTAAGAACTCCTCCTCCCGAATCAACCGACTCAAGTGATCAGCCACTAGATTTTCCGAGCCGCTTTTATCTTTTATCTCCAAGTCAAACTCTTGTAACAATAAAATCCACCGAATAAGTCTTGGTTTTGCCTCCTTCTTTGCTAGCAAATATTTAAGAGCAGCATGGTCGGTATATATGATTACTTTCGTCCCAATCAAATAAGAACAAAACTTCTCCAAAGCATAGATAACCGCCAATAGTTCCTTCTCAGTGGTAGAGTAATTTAACTGTGCATCATTTAGAGTTCTAGAAGCATAGTAAATCACATGAGGAAGCTTACCAACCCGCTGCCCTAGGACTGCACccactgcataatcactagcgtcACACATTAGCTCAAAAGGCAACTCCCAATTTGGTGGCTGGATAATAAGAGTTGTAGTCAACGATTCTTTCAATATGTTAAAGGCCAGCAGACACTTCTCATCAAACTCGAACTTAACATCTTTTTGGAGGAGCTTGCACAGTGGTGTAGAGATTTTAGAGAAGTCCTTTATAAATCGTCGATAGAAACCCGCATGACCCAGAAACGACCGTATTTCCTTAACACTAGATGGAGGTGGTAAAGACCGAATGAGATCAACTTTGGCCTTGTCCACTTAAATTCCTTTTTCCGAGATAACATGTCCCAAAACAATCCCCTGCtgtaccataaaatggcatttctcccaattcaaaacTAGATTGGTCTCAATGCAGCGTTTGAGAACCAAAGTAAGATTATGCAGGCATTTATCAAATGAATCGCCATATACactgaaatcatccatgaatacctcAATAATGCTCTCAATGTAATCTGAAAAGATACTAACCATACATCTCTGAAATGTAGCAGGAGCGTTGCATAAACCGAATGGCATTCTCCGAAAAGCAAATGTGCCAAAGGGACATGTGAAAGTCGTCTTCTCCTGGTCTTCTGGGGCTATGACAATCTGATTATACCCCGAATAACCATCTAAGAAACAGTAATAGGGGTGGCCAGCCAATCTCTCGAGCATCTGATCAATGAATGGTAGGGGGAAGTGATCCTTTCGAGTTGTCGAATTTAGCTTGCGGTAATCAATACACACCCGCCACCCTGTTTGAACTCGAGTTGGAACCAACTCATTCTCATTATTCTTCACCACAGTAATGCCAGACTTCTTGGGTACCACttgaactg
The genomic region above belongs to Humulus lupulus chromosome 1, drHumLupu1.1, whole genome shotgun sequence and contains:
- the LOC133812994 gene encoding uncharacterized mitochondrial protein AtMg00310-like; amino-acid sequence: MEQLMARYWWKSASKNSRGIHWKSWEKLSTHKSKGGMGFRNLHDFNLALLSKQGWRLLCRPHTLVAKIYAARYFTGGSFLSAKLGSNPSFIWRSIIEAKEIIQAGARRRVGHGTCIDITQDPWLPCAANPRVSTIHPSLTNQRVASLMTTGRIAWDEDLIKDMFNSRDAQLILSIPLSASRQEDTWFWAFESSGRFSVKSTYKYL